The following proteins are co-located in the Triticum aestivum cultivar Chinese Spring chromosome 1A, IWGSC CS RefSeq v2.1, whole genome shotgun sequence genome:
- the LOC123075750 gene encoding cysteine-rich repeat secretory protein 55, whose protein sequence is MASSSSSPLLLLLLLPLLLAMARPCSAVDAIGTYCAKNGTSAETQASIDQVLAALVPRASAAYYATATAGRSSSAVWGLAQCRGDVPRQDCSLCLAAAAKEVASSCRGSSDGRVFYDYCLLRYSTSNFIGLADTGYTLILLNTQNATGVDLAAFDRAQGKLMSRVASEAGGAQNKGLATDTTRLGNDGGGAKTTIYGLGWCTRDITAADCGLCVAQAVAELPNYCRYRRGCRVIYSSCMARYEVYPFFFPLDSAGESADEVGQCDKIVLNYP, encoded by the coding sequence atggcgtcctcctcctcgtctccactgctcctgctgctgcttctCCCGCTCCTGCTCGCCATGGCGCGCCCGTGCTCCGCCGTCGACGCCATCGGCACCTACTGCGCCAAGAACGGCACCAGCGCGGAGACGCAGGCCAGCATCGACCAGGTCCTCGCGGCCCTCGTCCCGCGCGCCTCGGCCGCCTACTACGCCACGGCCACCGCCGGCCGCTCCTCGTCCGCGGTCTGGGGCCTCGCGCAGTGCCGCGGCGACGTCCCGCGCCAGGACTGCTCGCTCTGCCTCGCCGCCGCGGCCAAGGAGGTCGCGTCGTCCTGCCGCGGCAGCTCGGACGGCCGGGTCTTCTACGACTACTGCCTCCTGCGGTACTCCACCTCCAACTTCATCGGCCTCGCGGACACGGGGTACACGCTCATCCTCCTCAACACCCAGAACGCCACCGGCGTCGACCTGGCCGCGTTCGACCGGGCGCAGGGGAAGCTCATGTCCCGCGTCGCGTCGGAGGCCGGCGGCGCCCAGAACAAGGGGCTGGCGACGGACACGACGCGGCTAGGAAATGACGGCGGCGGAGCCAAGACGACCATCTACGGGCTCGGGTGGTGCACCAGGGACATCACCGCGGCGGACTGCGGGCTGTGCGTGGCGCAGGCGGTGGCCGAGCTGCCCAACTACTGCCGGTACCGGCGCGGGTGCCGTGTGATCTACAGCAGCTGCATGGCGCGCTACGAGGTGtaccccttcttcttcccgctcgacagCGCCGGCGAGTCGGCCGACGAGGTCGGACAGTGCGACAAGATCGTCTTGAACTACCCGTGA